The Streptomyces capitiformicae genome contains the following window.
CGGGGCGCTCGGGAGGGGCGGGCTTGGGGCGAGGCTGCTCGGCGGCCCTGTCAGCGGGCGCGGACTGGGCGTGCTCCACCGAGCCCTTCGCGGAGTTCGCGGTCGCGGCGGCGGACGCGGGGTTCATCGCCTTCGGCGCGGCTTGCGCGGGCTTGGCCGCGGGGCCCGAGGCGGATTCGGGCTTGGCGGCGGTCAGGTGCTGGGCCTCGTCTGCCAAGAGGGCTCCTCGTGCGCGATCCGGGTCCCCCGGTCAGGCTCCGGAGACCCCATGGTAGCGATCCATCGCCCCGGGATCGCCTTCAGGCCAATGTGAAGGCCGTCTACCCATGAAACGCCAGAGGCGGGCGCCGGATTCCTCCGGGCCCGCCTCCAGGGGTGTCACTTCAGGAACCGCCCTGGTCAGGCGACGCTGTCGCCCTCCTCGCAGTTCTTCGGCCGGTGACCGGCCTTCGTGTGGCAGACCTTGAGGGTCACCTTGGTGTTCTCCGCGAGGTTACCGGTCTTCCAGGGGCTGCAGTAGTCCGAGACGTGACCGCTGGTCGTGACGGTGCGGTCCCAGGTTCCGTTGCGGTTGACGTCCAGCCAGGCCGTGACTGCCCACGTGTCCCCCGTGACGTCACAGGCCCGGATGGCGTCCCCGGGCACGTCCTGGTTGTTGCCAGGGTGGTCCACCGGGTCCTGGTTGAAGTTGCCCCAGTCGTCGGAGCCGGTGGGGTGCACCCCGAGGAGCAGACCCGTGCCCGCCTGTGCGGGGCTCGCGGCCACACCGAGGAAGGTTGCGGCGGCGATGGCCGTGACAACCGGAAGCGCTCTCAGACGCATGTCGAATTCCCCCTTGGAATCGTTCACCACAGTCCTTGGGGCATCGCGAAAGGACACCTCATGGAGGTGTACGTCGAGTTCGCGGATCTCCCCCGCGCCCGGACCAGTGGTCAGTTGGTCGAAACGGCGCTTGATCATCCAAGCCGAGTGTTCCGCGCATGTCAACGAAAAAAGAACGGTGCCTCCACGGAATGTGCACCGCAGAGGCACCGATACGTGCCCTGAAGACTGTTCAGACCAGGATCAGCTCAGACCAGGATCAGCGACTCCAGCGGAGCGCCGGCCAACGCGGGCTCCAGTCGCGCCCGGCCCGCGAGGAAGCCCAGCTCCATGAGGACCGCCACACCGGCGACCTCGGCTCCCGCCCGCCGGATGAGCTGCAGCGACGCCTCGGCCGTGCCGCCAGTCGCGAGGACGTCGTCGATGACCATGACGCGGTCGCCCGCGACCAGGTCCTCGGCGTGCACCTCGATCTCGGCGGAGCCGTACTCCAGGTCGTACGCCTGGCTGAGCGTGGCTCCGGGGAGCTTGCCCGCCTTGCGTACGGGGATGAAGCCGACGCCGGCCCGGACGGCGACCGGGGCGCCCAGGATGAACCCGCGGGCCTCCAGGCCGACGATCTTCGTGGCGCCGTGCCGGACGGTCACCTCCGCCAGCGCGTCCGTCAGCGCGGTGAACGCCACCGGGTCGGCCAGCAACGGGGTGATGTCCTTGAACATCACGCCCGGTTCCGGGTAGTCCGCGACGTCACGGATGCGGCTGAGCAGCAGCGTCGTGATTTCCGCGAGCTCCGTCATCGCCGCTTACCACCCCGGCCACGGCTGCGTGCCCCGGACTGGGCACGCGGGCCGACCACCGCGGGGGTGGCGTCCTCGGCCTCGTCGTCCAAAGGCCCGTCGGCGGCCAGCTCTACGTGCTCGGTCTGGGCACGCTTGGCCAGTACGCGCTTCTTGAGTGCCTTCAGCTGCGGCTCGCGCTCCTTGAGGTCGGCGACGAGCGGCGTGGCGATGAAGATCGAGGAGTACGCACCGGCCGCGAGGCCGACGAACAGCGACAGCGAGATGTCGTTGAGCATGCCCGCGCCGAGGACACCGCCACCGATGAACAGCAGACCGGCGACCGGGAGCAGCGCGACCACCGTGGTGTTGATGGAACGCACCAGGGTGCTGTTGATCGAGCGGTTGGCGATGTCGCTGTACGTCCAGCGGTTCTGCTTGGTGATGTCCTTCGTCTGCTCCTTGAGGCTGTCGAAGACGACGACCGTGTCGTAGAGCGAGTAACCGAGGATCGTGAGCAGACCGATCACGGTACCCGGCGTCACCTCGAAACCGACGAGGGCGTAGATACCGACCGTGATGGTGATGTCGTGGACGAGGGCGACGAACGCGGCGACCGCCATGCGCCACTCGAAGGCGATCGCCAGATAGATCACCACGAGGACCATGAAGATCCCAAGGCCCTGCCAGGCCTTATTGGCGATCTGATCACCCCAGCTGGGGCCGACCAGGTCGGCGTTGATCCGCTCCGGGTCCATCTTGAGCTCTTCGGCGAGCGACTGCTTGATCTCGTCGGACTTGCCGGTGTCGACGCCGGAGATCTGGATGCGCAAGGTGTCGTTGCCGAGCTTCTGGACGACCGCCTGGTGGCCGGATGCCTCCCTGGCGTACTCCTCCGCCTGGGAGACCGAGACGCTCGTCTTCGGCGTCGTGAAGACGGCACCGCCCTGGAATTCGATGCCCATGTTCAGGCCGCGGACCGCGAGGCCGACGATGGCGATGATGGTGATCAGGATGGAGACGCCGTACCAGATCTTGCGGTTGCCGACGAAGTCGTAACCGACCTCGCCGCGGTGGAGTCGGGCTCCGAGGTCGCCGAGCTTCGACATCTCAGGCCTCCTTCGGGTCGGCAGGGGCGGCGGGACGGCGGGTGCGGCGCAGCGGGGGCCGGGCACCCAGACGCTTCGGGTCGAGGCCGGACCAGCTGTGGCCGCTTCCGAAGAACTTCGTGCGGGCGAGGAGCGTCAGCAGTGGCTTCGTGAAGAGGAAGACGACCACCACGTCAAGCAGGGTGGTGAGGCCCAGCGTGAACGCGAAGCCCTGCACCTTGCCCACGGTGACGATGAACAGCACAGCGGCGGCGAGGAACGACACGAAGTCGGAGACCAGGATGGTGCGCCGGGCACGCGGCCAGGCACGCTCGACCGCGGGGCGCAGGGTGCGGCCCTCACGGATCTCGTCCCGCACGCGTTCGAAGTACACGATGAACGAGTCCGCCGTGATGCCGATCGCGACGATCGCACCGCAGACGGCCGGCAGGTTCAGGGCGAAGCCGATAGCCGGGCCGAGCAGCGACATGATCAGGTAGGTCAGGGCCGCGGAGACCAGCAGCGAGGCGATGGCGATGAGCGACAGACCGCGGTAGTAGGCGAGCAGGTAGATCACGACCAGGGCCAGACCGATCGCACCGGCGATCAGACCGGCCTCCAGCTGCTCATCGCCGAGCGCGGGGCTGACGGTGGTGACGCTCGCCTCCCTGAAGGTCAGCGGGAGCGCGCCGTACGACAGCATGTTGGAGAGGTTCTCGGCCTCTTCCTGGGTGAAGCTGCCGGAGATCTCGGCCTTGCCGCCGGTCACCGCGCTGGTGACGTACGGGTGCGAGACGACCGCGTCGTCGAGGACGATCGCGAACTCGTTCATCGGGGACGACTGGCCCGCCAGCTGACCGGTGATCTTCGCGAACTTGTCGCCACCGCCGGAGTTGAAGTCCATGACGACCTTCCACTGGGCCGTCCGCTGGTCGAGGATGGCCTGGGCCTTCGTCACGTCGGTGCCGTCGACCCCAACCGGGCCGAGCACGAACTTGGTCCACCTCTTGTCGCTCTCCTGACCACAGGCGACGACCGGCTCGGTGCTCTTGCCCTTGCCGGCGGCGGCGCGCTGCTTCTCGTCGGCGCAGTCGAGGGCGACGAACTTCTGCTGGAGCGCCTGAGTGTCGGCGTCCGCACTGGCGCTCGCCGACGGTGAGGCGCTGTCGGTGACCTTGGGCGACTCGGAGCCGCTCGTGGAAGGCGTGGGGTCGGCCTTGAGCGCGTCGGTCACCGCACGGCCCTGGGAGGTGGCGGAGGTCGAGGGGCTGGGGGAGCCGGACGAGGTCGCCTTGTCCTTGTCGCCGGAGTCGGAGGCCGAGGCGGAGCTCGTCGGGCTCGGCGAGGCGCTGCCGCTCGGGGTGGCACTCGGAGTGGCCGTCGCACCGGATCCGGCCTGGCTCTGCAGGACCGGACGGAAGTACAGCTTCGCGGTGGTGCCGACCTGGTCCCGGGCCTCCTCGGAGTTCGTGCCCTTGGGAATGTTGACGATGATGTTTTCCCGGCCCTGGGTCTGAACCTCGGCTTCGGAGACACCAAGACCGTTGACACGGCGGTTCATGATCTCGACCGCGGTGTCCATGTTGGCCTTGTTGATCGCCGACTCCTGGCCGCTCCTCGCCTCGAGCGTGATGCTCGTACCACCGGCGAGGTCGATGCCGAGACGCGGAGTGGTGTGTCCGGAGGCAAACATTCCCCCGGTGAGCGCCACGATGGCGATCAGGATGAGGGCCAGCGCGCGCCCAGGCTTGCTCTGGGCGCCCGCGCTCCGGCCCTTCTTCGGTGCTGCCACCTTCTCGTACTCCCTCTCGGGCCGCCGCGCGCGGGGTCAGCGCGCAGGCGGCCATGACGTGGTCGGGAATCCGGGCGAAAACGGCACGTGCCCGGGGCGCGGACGGTTCTCGCCGCGCATCCGGGGACGTGACTACTTCGCGTCGGACTCGCCGTCGGTCTTCTTCGGCTCTGCTTCGTCGGCCTTCACCTTGGCCGGCTCGTCGGTCGCGTCGTCCGCCGCGTCCTTCTTGCCGAGGTCGAGGGGCTTGTCGTCGGAAGCGGCGGAAGCGTCGTCGGAGGGCTCGTCGGTCTCGGTGAGGGAGGAGGCGTCGTCCGGGACGACGTCGGACTTCAGGTCGTGCTCGATGCCGTGGACGATGCGGTTGTACTCGTCGTCGGTCAGGACGGCACCGATGGCGTTCTTCGCGAACAGCAGCTCGACGCCCGGTCCGGCGTCGAGAAGGACCGTGTCGTCGTTGACCTCCTTGACCGTGGCGTACATGCCCCCGATCGTGCGGACGCCGGAACCGGGTTGCATCTGGTTCCGCATGTCGGCGGCCTGCTGCTGCTTCTTCTTGGCCGATCGGGTCATGAGGATCATCGCCCCGATGAGCACGATGAACGGGAGGAGGGCTGCGAGACTCACGGGTCGGAACTTCCTTCACACGACCGCGATGGCGAGCGGCCTGATGGGTGGTGGGGTTTTATACGCCGCCGACAAGGGCGGCATCGGCGGAGTCTAAGCGAGTCCACCATGATGGAACAACGCACAGCATGTCACCGTGGTTCCTCACCAGGCGAGTCCCGCACCGTCACGAGAGGGTCACGCCCCGAACAGGTCCTGTTGTCCGTTTCCGCCGGTCGTGCCGCGTGGCGGGGTGAGGCCGAGGTGCGCCCAGGCGGCGGGGGTCGCCACACGGCCACGGGGGGTGCGGGCGAGCAGTCCCTCGCGGACGAGGAAGGGCTCGGCGACCTCTTCGACGGTCTCGCGCTCCTCCCCCACGGCGACGGCGAGTGTGGAGAGACCGACCGGGCCGCCGCCGAAGAGCTTGAGCAGGGCTTCGAGGACACCGCGGTCGAGGCGGTCGAGCCCGCGGGCGTCGACCTCGTAGACGGCGAGGGCGGCCGAGGCGATGTCGCGCGTGATGATCCCGTCGGCCTTGACCTGCGCGTAGTCCCGTACGCGGCGCAGGAGGCGGTTGGCGATGCGGGGGGTGCCCCGGGAGCGACCGGCGATCTCGGCGGCGCCGTCCGGGTTGATCTCGACGTCGAGCAGGTTCGCCGAGCGGTGGATGACGCGCTCCAGTTCGGCGGGCTCGTAGAACTCCATGTGCGCGGTGAAGCCGAAGCGGTCGCGCAGCGGGGGCGGCAGCAGACCCGCCCGGGTGGTGGCGCCGACCAGCGTGAACGGCGGCAGTTCGAGCGGGATGGCGGTGGCGCCCGGGCCCTTGCCGACGATGACGTCGACCCGGAAATCCTCCATGGCCATGTAGAGCATCTCCTCGGCGGGCCGGGACATGCGGTGGATCTCGTCGAGGAAGAGGACCTCTCCCTCCTGGAGGGAGGAGAGGATCGCGGCCAGGTCCCCGGCGTGCTGGATGGCCGGGCCGGAGGTGATGCGGATCGGGGCGTCCATCTCGGCCGCGATGATCATCGACAGGGTTGTCTTGCCGAGGCCCGGGGCGCCCGAGAGCAGGACGTGGTCGGCTGTCGCCCCACGCGCGCGTGCCGCCCGCAGAACCAGGTCGAGTTGCTCGCGGACCTTCTCCTGACCGATGAACTCGTCCAGGTCCTTGGGGCGCAGGGCCGCCTCGACGGCCTGGTCCTCACGGTCGGCGACAGAACCCACCAGCCGCTCGGGGGCGGTGTCGTCGGTCGTGTCGTCCCAGTTCACTGAAACTCTCCTTGTGGGCGGGGTGCCGGGTTCGCCTGACTCGGCCGGGGGTCCGGGGGTTGTCCCCCGGATGGACACAGCACTGCTGTGCCTCGCGGGTCTCGGTCGGTGTGGGTGGGTTCGTACGGCGTGCTTCAACAGGTGGGTCAGCGGGCTCTGTTGAGGGTCTGGAGGGCGGCCTTCAGCAACTGACCCACCTGGGGCGTGCCTTCGGCGGCCTCGGCCTGCGGGGCTACGGCGGACACGGCCTCGTCGGCCTCTCGGGTCGCGTAGCCGAGGCCGATCAGGGCAGCGTGGA
Protein-coding sequences here:
- a CDS encoding adenine phosphoribosyltransferase encodes the protein MTELAEITTLLLSRIRDVADYPEPGVMFKDITPLLADPVAFTALTDALAEVTVRHGATKIVGLEARGFILGAPVAVRAGVGFIPVRKAGKLPGATLSQAYDLEYGSAEIEVHAEDLVAGDRVMVIDDVLATGGTAEASLQLIRRAGAEVAGVAVLMELGFLAGRARLEPALAGAPLESLILV
- the secF gene encoding protein translocase subunit SecF, with protein sequence MSKLGDLGARLHRGEVGYDFVGNRKIWYGVSILITIIAIVGLAVRGLNMGIEFQGGAVFTTPKTSVSVSQAEEYAREASGHQAVVQKLGNDTLRIQISGVDTGKSDEIKQSLAEELKMDPERINADLVGPSWGDQIANKAWQGLGIFMVLVVIYLAIAFEWRMAVAAFVALVHDITITVGIYALVGFEVTPGTVIGLLTILGYSLYDTVVVFDSLKEQTKDITKQNRWTYSDIANRSINSTLVRSINTTVVALLPVAGLLFIGGGVLGAGMLNDISLSLFVGLAAGAYSSIFIATPLVADLKEREPQLKALKKRVLAKRAQTEHVELAADGPLDDEAEDATPAVVGPRAQSGARSRGRGGKRR
- the secD gene encoding protein translocase subunit SecD, with the translated sequence MAAPKKGRSAGAQSKPGRALALILIAIVALTGGMFASGHTTPRLGIDLAGGTSITLEARSGQESAINKANMDTAVEIMNRRVNGLGVSEAEVQTQGRENIIVNIPKGTNSEEARDQVGTTAKLYFRPVLQSQAGSGATATPSATPSGSASPSPTSSASASDSGDKDKATSSGSPSPSTSATSQGRAVTDALKADPTPSTSGSESPKVTDSASPSASASADADTQALQQKFVALDCADEKQRAAAGKGKSTEPVVACGQESDKRWTKFVLGPVGVDGTDVTKAQAILDQRTAQWKVVMDFNSGGGDKFAKITGQLAGQSSPMNEFAIVLDDAVVSHPYVTSAVTGGKAEISGSFTQEEAENLSNMLSYGALPLTFREASVTTVSPALGDEQLEAGLIAGAIGLALVVIYLLAYYRGLSLIAIASLLVSAALTYLIMSLLGPAIGFALNLPAVCGAIVAIGITADSFIVYFERVRDEIREGRTLRPAVERAWPRARRTILVSDFVSFLAAAVLFIVTVGKVQGFAFTLGLTTLLDVVVVFLFTKPLLTLLARTKFFGSGHSWSGLDPKRLGARPPLRRTRRPAAPADPKEA
- the yajC gene encoding preprotein translocase subunit YajC, whose product is MSLAALLPFIVLIGAMILMTRSAKKKQQQAADMRNQMQPGSGVRTIGGMYATVKEVNDDTVLLDAGPGVELLFAKNAIGAVLTDDEYNRIVHGIEHDLKSDVVPDDASSLTETDEPSDDASAASDDKPLDLGKKDAADDATDEPAKVKADEAEPKKTDGESDAK
- the ruvB gene encoding Holliday junction branch migration DNA helicase RuvB; translation: MNWDDTTDDTAPERLVGSVADREDQAVEAALRPKDLDEFIGQEKVREQLDLVLRAARARGATADHVLLSGAPGLGKTTLSMIIAAEMDAPIRITSGPAIQHAGDLAAILSSLQEGEVLFLDEIHRMSRPAEEMLYMAMEDFRVDVIVGKGPGATAIPLELPPFTLVGATTRAGLLPPPLRDRFGFTAHMEFYEPAELERVIHRSANLLDVEINPDGAAEIAGRSRGTPRIANRLLRRVRDYAQVKADGIITRDIASAALAVYEVDARGLDRLDRGVLEALLKLFGGGPVGLSTLAVAVGEERETVEEVAEPFLVREGLLARTPRGRVATPAAWAHLGLTPPRGTTGGNGQQDLFGA